Within Flavobacteriales bacterium, the genomic segment CGCATGACTCGGTTATTCTCAAATACGCAAAAGGCTTTGAGATTAAGAAACTACATTTTACTCTTTCTAGATTAAGTAATGTCTATAATTCGTCGCTTTCAGTTTCGATTTTGGTGAGAGATGTTACCGACTTCTACACAAACCAAGAGTTTAAGAAGGAAGCCAGTGCAATGAAAAAATCAATTCGTTTTAAAGACGAATTCTTGGCTAACATGAGTCATGAAATACGGACGCCATTAAACGGCATATTGGGCATGCTAGAGTTACTAGAGAAGACAACTAACGTCACGGATAAGCAATTAGAAATACTCTCGGTAATCAGATCTTCTTCCAATACGCTACTGAGTATAATTGATGACATTTTAGATATGGCGAAAATAGAGGCGGGCAAGATGAAAATGTTGCTCAACCCAGTTAATATAGAGAGTTTGATTATGGAAACTATTAATCTGTTTAAACCAAAAGCGAATGAAAAAAGCATTGCTAATTAAATTTGATAACAATTCCTTATATACACCTGCTGTTTTGACAGACTCCGTCCGATTAAGACAAGTCCTATCCAATTTAATTAGCAATGCAATCAAATTCACCGATCAAGGCTCGGTTAAGGTAAGTGTGCAGTCAGCTCCTGAGATAAACAAATTACGATTTGATATTGAGGACTCCGGGATTGGAATGAAAGAAGATGAACTTTCAAGTCTATTGGGACCTTTCAATCAAATGGATTCTTCGGCTTCAAAACGATATCAAGGTACAGGATTGGGATTGGCTATTTCAAAGAATATAGTCTCATTATTAGGAGGTTCGTTTAAAGTGGATAGTGAGTATGGGAAGGGGGCATTCTCATTTACCATTAACGCCGAGGCAGTAATAGATCTGAAAAAGGAAATTGAAAAGAAAACAAATGCTCCATCAAGTTTCGAAGGTATTAATGTTCTTCTCGTAGACGATAACAACGTTAATATTATAGTTTGCGAAGCCATGATAGAAAGCCTTAATTGTAAAGTAATAACGGCAACAGATGGGATACAAGCAATAGAGTAATTCAAAATTGGGGAATTTGATATTATTCTAATGGATATCCAAATGCCTATAATGGATGGAATAACTGCAATGAAAGAACTCCGAAAACTAGATATTGCTTTGCCGCCAATTATTGCACTAACAGCAAATGCAATGGAAAAGGATAAATATCAATATGTTAAAGACGGTATGGACGACTATCTACCCAAACCTGTAACCATAAATTCTCTTCAAAAAGTATTAGTTAAATGGTTACCTGTCCAAAGTAAGATGCAACAAAAAGGCTCATAGCGGTATAGATATTTTACATAGGTGTATTTATATATTTCAATCCTTATAAAGGAACTAAACTCCTTTATTCTCCTTTATTCTCCTTTATTATATGTACTTTTGCAATCCAATAAAAGGAACCCTTAACCAATCCGAGAACCGCAATAGGAACACACTCTCGGAATAGCCGCAAAGCTATCTGGGTCAGCATACTTGGCACTCACCCGTACTTTACAAAGTACCGCATTAAGTAGTAAGGATGATTTATAAAAACAACCCAGAACAAATAACTACGGCTCTTTTATTAGCAGCTGGTACCGGAAGTCGTTTAAGACCTTTAACAGGAAAACTACCTAAGTGCCTAACTCAAGTTAACGAAATTGAAATTTTAGGCCGTTTAGTTACTAACCTTCAACAAAACGGTTTTAAGAAACTAATTGTAGTTGTTGGCTATCTGGAGGAACATATTAAGTCTTACTTAGCTATTCATGCAGGAGATATCACCGTAGAATATGTTACTAATCCTATATTTAGTACAACCAATAATATTTACTCCTTATGGTTGGCTAAAGATTTGATCAAAGAGCCTTTTATGTTGATCGAAAGTGATTTGGTGTTTGAAGCCTCACTACTAGAAGGAATGTTAGTGCCAGATAAAATTGCTGTTTCAAGAATTCTTCCTTGGATGAACGGAACAACTGTAACTTCTGATAAGTCGCTAGTAAACCTGGTTACTTCGATCAATTTGGATCAACAAGCCAATGTGGATGACAACCTATATAAAACAGTGAATATCTATAGTTTCTCTATGGATTCTTGGAACAAGATAGTAACAGAGCTTGATCAATGGATTGATGAAGGAAAAGTTTGTGAATACTACGAAGCTGTTTTTTCACAAATGGTTGATGAAAATTTGTTGGACTTATCTTGCGTTTATTTCGACTTGAATCAATGGTATGAGATAGATACGATTGAGGATTTGCATGAGTGCGAGAAAGTACTTCAAGACAAAGGTTTCCCGACACAGCTAATTGCATAAGGTCTACCAATTTTAGTATTGCAATGAAGGGTATCATTTATAGAAATATTCCAAATGTAGTTTCCATT encodes:
- a CDS encoding ATP-binding protein, giving the protein MKKALLIKFDNNSLYTPAVLTDSVRLRQVLSNLISNAIKFTDQGSVKVSVQSAPEINKLRFDIEDSGIGMKEDELSSLLGPFNQMDSSASKRYQGTGLGLAISKNIVSLLGGSFKVDSEYGKGAFSFTINAEAVIDLKKEIEKKTNAPSSFEGINVLLVDDNNVNIIVCEAMIESLNCKVITATDGIQAIE
- a CDS encoding response regulator; translated protein: MDGITAMKELRKLDIALPPIIALTANAMEKDKYQYVKDGMDDYLPKPVTINSLQKVLVKWLPVQSKMQQKGS
- a CDS encoding phosphocholine cytidylyltransferase family protein, translated to MIYKNNPEQITTALLLAAGTGSRLRPLTGKLPKCLTQVNEIEILGRLVTNLQQNGFKKLIVVVGYLEEHIKSYLAIHAGDITVEYVTNPIFSTTNNIYSLWLAKDLIKEPFMLIESDLVFEASLLEGMLVPDKIAVSRILPWMNGTTVTSDKSLVNLVTSINLDQQANVDDNLYKTVNIYSFSMDSWNKIVTELDQWIDEGKVCEYYEAVFSQMVDENLLDLSCVYFDLNQWYEIDTIEDLHECEKVLQDKGFPTQLIA